The DNA window ACTACAAGACGGCATTCCGCCGTTCGGTCCAGCTTCAATGGGCAAGCTTCCTGGTGATGCTTGCCGCCGGACTGGCCGTGATGTTCGGTGCCCCCCTTTTCACAGATACGTTCGGGCTCGTGCAGTTGACGGGCTTTGCGGCCATGGCGATCTATGCCTTGAGCCAGGGCTTCGTGTGGGGCTACGCCGGCATTCTCTCCTTCGGCCAGGCAACCTTTCTCGGGCTCGGCGGCTATGCCTATGCCGTGTCGGTGATAAACATGGGCGACAGCACCCTACCGGTGCTGATCTCCATCGCCGTGCCGATGCTCTTTGCCCTGCTGCTCGGCTACTTCATGTTCTACGGCCGCATCAGCGACGCCTATATCGGCGTGATCACGCTGACCGTCTCGGTGATCCTGTTTCAACTCGTCAACGCCACATCCGGCAGCCAGTACCGGATCGGCGAGGCGGAACTCGGCGGTTTCAATGGCATTCCGGCCATCCCGCCGATCAACATGCCGGGCGATCCCGACTATATCCTCGACCTCGACCAGATGTGGTACGCGGGCATGGGAGCGCTCATCCTTGCCTATGTCTTCCTGCGCGCCGTGCTCGCCAGCCGTTTCGGACGGGTGGTGGTGGCAATCCGCGAGAATGAGACCCGCGCCCAGCTTCTCGGCTACGACCCGCGTCTCTACAAGCTTCTCGCCTTCGTCGTCTCGGCCGGCGTTGCCGGGCTCGGCGGCTGCGTCTTCGCTAACTGGGGCGGTTTCATCAGTCCCACCGTCTTCAGCCTCACCATGTCCGCGGAGGTCATCGTCTTCGTTCTCGTCGGCGGTCTCGGCACCCTGCTCGGCCCTATCCTCGGCGGCGTCTTCATCTCTTGGCTGATCATCAAGGCCGGCACCCAGTCGGCGATCGATTCCAATCTCGGCCTCGGCATCGTGCTGGTGCTCTTCGTGCTGCTGATCCCGCAGGGCATCGTCCCGTCGGTTCGCGCGCTCCTGCGAGGTGTCCTTTACAGGCTGCTTCCCAAACCCGCTTCCGAAGCGACTATCGCCATGACTGAGAATCTCGCCACGGAGGGAAAGTCATGAACGCGACGTCCGTGCCTGCGACGCCGGAACTCGTTCCCCTTCTTCGGGCCCACGGCGCCACCATGCGCTTTGGCGGCGTCACCGCCGTCAACGACGTCAATTTCACCCTTGGAGAGGTGGAGCTTCGTTGCCTGATCGGGCCGAACGGCGCCGGCAAAAGCACCTTCTTCAAGATGCTCACCGGCCAATTGAAGCCGACAGAGGGCAAGATCAGCTTCCGCACCACGGACATCACAGGGGCCGAGCCGCACGAGATCGCGCGCCTCGGCGTCGGGATCAAAACACAGGTGCCCAATGTCTTCAACGGCCTCACCGCCTACGAGAACATCTTCGTCGCCGCCTCGCGCGGCAAGTCTATCCAGCGCACGCGCGCCATCGTCGACGAGACGCTGACGCGGCTGAAACTCACGGACATCGCCAGCCGCATCGTCGGCCAGCTCGCCCACGGCCAGAGGCAATGGGTGGAGATCGCCACCGTCATCGCCCAGGAGCCGGAGCTGATCCTGCTCGACGAGCCGGCCGCCGGCATGACCCACGAGGAGGTCAACCGCACCGCCGAGCTCATCCGCGAGGTCAACCGGACCCAGGCCCTCATCGTCGTCGAGCACGACATGCAGTTCATCCGGATGATCGCGAAGACCGTCACCGTCTTCAACCAAGGTCGGATTCTCATTGAAGACAGCGTCGACAAGGTGCTTGCCGACCAGCGGGTGCGCGACGTCTATCTCGGCAAGCAGGCGGCATGACCATGGCGAATAACGACACTCCTCTCCTTGCCGCCAACCGCCTCGACGCCGGCTACGGCCGCATCCCGATCCTTTTCGGCGTGAACTTTGCTGTCCGCGCTGGCGAGGCTGTTGGCATTCTGGGCCATAACGGAATGGGCAAGACGACCCTGCTACGAACGCTCATGGGTTATCTGCCCGCGACGTCCGGCGCGGTGACTTTTTCCGGCGCCGATGTCACGCGGGACACGCCGACGAAGCGCGCCCGTGCGGGCATGGGTTACGTGCCGCAGGGACGCGAAATCTTCCCGAACCTCAGCGTTCGCGAAAATCTCGTCATGGGCTGCCTCCTGGCCGAGCGGCCGGAAGAGGAGACCATCGCCGACATCCTGACAATTTTCCCCCGCCTCAAGGCCTATCTCGACCGACCGGGCGGGGCGCTCTCCGGCGGCGAGCAGCAACTTCTCGCGCTGGCCCGGTGCCTCTGCCAGGACCCGCGCATCCTCCTGCTCGACGAACCGACCGAAGGCATCCAGCCGTCCATCATCGAGGAAATCATCGAGACGCTGCACGACATCCGCACGAAGCGGGGGCTCACCATCCTGCTCGTCGAGCAGAACCTCAATTTCATCTCCTCCCTCTCGGACCGCATCCTCATCCTCCAGAAGGGGACGATCGTGCGCGAGGTGACGCCGGACGCAGCCCGCAACAGCGAGACGGTCGACGAATTCGTCGGAATGAACTGACCCGCCCGCTCCGCCTTACCCGAAGCTCAACATGGTTGAAGACATCATGGATACTGCCGCCGCTCCCTTGCCTGAAATGGATCTCGTGGAGATGACCCTCGCCGACGTCGCCGACGCCTTCGCCCGCGGCATCACAGCCGAAGCGCTGGCGGCGGCCTTTCTCGAGCGGATCAAGACCTACAATCCCCAATACAACGCCATCATCTACCTCAACGAAAGCGCCCTCGACGACGCCCGCGAGATCGACCGTCGGCGCGCAGCCGGGGAGGAACTCGGACCGCTCGCCGGCGTGCCGGTAGTGGTGAAGGACACCATGGACATGGTTGGCTTTCCGACAACGGCCGGCTGGCACTTCCTCTCGTCGAAGGCCGGTGGCGTCGATCTGATCCCGGAGACGGATTCCCCTGTCGTTGCCCGTATCCGAAACGCCGGCTGCGTCATTCTCGGCAAGACCAACGTCCCGGTCCTGAGTGCCACCGGCAGCCATGCGAGCGACAGCTGGGCCGGCCCAACGCTCAACTCGGCCATGCTCGACCGGATGCCGGGCGGCAGCAGCGCAGGCACGGCAACCGCCGTCGGTGCCAGTCTCGCCGTCCTCGGCCTTGCGGAGGAGACCGGCGGTTCGATCCAGAATCCGGCGGCCGCCCAGGGCCTCGTCGGTATCAAGCCCACCTTCGCCCTCGTACCCAATGCCGGTGTCGTACCGCTCGCCGGCAGCACCCGCGATGTGGTCGGACCGATTGCTCACTGCGTGCGCGACGCCGCCCTGACCCTCGACGTTCTGGCCGGCTATACGGCCGAGGACCCGAAGACCGTCGCCGGCATCGGCAAGAAGCCGGAGGGAGGATATGCATCCAGGTTGAGCACGACCGCGCTTCAGGGCAAGCGGCTCGGCCTTTATGGGCCCGGTTGGCGCGACCGCTCGCTGTCGGAGGACTGCATGCTTCTCTATGAACGCGTTCAGAAAGAGCTGGAAACACGCGGCGCCACGCTCGTCGCCGATCCCTTTGCCGGTTCCGGCTTCAACGAAATCGGCAAGCCGGCCAAGGGGCTCGACCACTATGACCCGAGCGGCATGGAGAGCGTTCCTTACGACATGGATCTCTACCTGAAGCGCCTTGGACCTTCGGCCGCCTTGAAGAGCTTTGCCGAATTCGCCGAGGCGACAAAGGCTGAGGATCCTTTCGCGCCCGACGGTGTGCTCTTCTTCCTGCGCGATCTCCCAGGGCTCTGGAAGGGCCTTGAAAATCCTACGACGCCGCCGGACTTGCCGGAATTCCTCGCCGCCCGCGAGGCCTATCTGAAGATTCTCGCCAAGGTGATGGAGGGCAATCGTCTCGACGCCCTCATATTCCCGCAGATGCGCGACGAGCTGCCTCCGCTCGTCGGGTCGGAGACAATCCACGAGACCTGCGTTTGCGAACTCAATATCGCCGGGCTGCCGGGGGTGACGGTGCCCGCCGGTACCTATCCGTCCGGCGCTCCGTTCAACATCATATTTATCGGTCCGCTGTGGAGCGAGGCCGACCTTCTGGCCCTTGCCTACGACTACGAGACGGCGACCGGCTATCGCAAGGCGCCCAATCTCGTTTCGGGACAGTAAAAAATGTCGGCGCAAGTGCAGGGAGATGTCCTCGCTCCCTCTCCAAATTCCATTTTCTTCCTGTACCTTGGCGGCAACGGGAGGAAATTCGGACATGCTGACCAGACATCGTCATCAGGAAATCGTCGCGGCCTTGCACAATGTCGGCAAAGTGGAAGTCGCCGATATCGCGCTACGCCTCAATGTTTCGGAAGAAACGATCCGGCGCGACCTGAAGACGCTAGAAGGCGAAGGGCAGCTGCGCCGCATCTATGGTGGTGCGGTCCTGCCGCGTCTCGATCAGGAACGCCCGCTCATGGAGCGCGGCAAGCTAAACTCGCGGGAAAAGGCCCAGGTGGCGCAGATCGCGCTTGGCCTGGTGACCGACGGCCTTTCCATCTTCATCGACACCGGCACGACGACGCTGGCATTCGCGCGGCGGCTCGTCGGCCGTTCGCTGACCGTCACGACCAACTCGATCGACATCGCGCTGTTGCTGGCGAACGGTCCGACGCGGGTCAACCTCGCGCCCGGGACGCTGCGCCCGAAGGACAACGCGCTCGTCGGCTACGAGACCATCACCTACGCCCGGCGCTTCTTCTTCGATATCGCCTTCATGGGCATTGCGGCCTGCGACATCGACCACGGCTGGATGGACTACGAGGAACACGAGTCGGCGCTGCGCAAGACGCTGCGCGGGCAGACTCGCCGGTCCGTTCTTCTGGCGGATTCCCGCAAATTCGGGCGCCAGGCAAATCTCTACACATTCGGCCTCGGCGATCCGCTCACGGTTGTGACGGACAAACCGCCCCCGCAGGCCTTTCAGGACATCTTTACTAGCAATGACATCGATCTCATCACTTCATGAACGATTTGATCCGGCACAGAGCCTACCATTCCTTCTGTCCCGCTTCGCGGCTTTCGGCGCGACCCGCAACGGCGGTGTAACCAGACTTTGCGCCTCGCCCGAGGACGGCGACGCCCGCAGCTTCTTCAAAGACGCCCTCACATCCGCCGGCGCCAAAGTTTTGACAGACGCGGTCGGCAACCAGTTTGGCATCTTCTCCCTGACGGATCGCCCGGACGCGCCCATCGTCATGATGGGATCGCACCTCGATAGCCAGTCCCGCGGCGGCAAGCTCGACGGCGCGCTCGGCGTCGCGGCAAGCTTGTGTGTCGGGCAGTCGCTGCTCGACGCAAAACGCGGCGGAACCCTGTTCGACGCCAATTTCTGTGTGGTGAACTGGACCAACGAAGAAGGCGCCCGATTCCGTCCGAGCCTCCTCGGCAGCTCGTCCTATGTTGGCCTCTTCAGCACCGACTACGTTCTCGACCGCCGGGACGACGATGGCATCAGCCTCGGCGAGGCCCTTTCGGCGATCGGATATCGGGGAATGGACACCCCCCCGCAGCTTCCCGGTTGCTATCTGGAGCTTCACGTCGAGCAAGGCACCCGTCTGGAAGAGATGGGTGCGCAGATCGGGATTGTCACCCGCAACTGGGGGGCCGTGAAGTTCCAGGCCGCCTTCCTCGGCGAGCAGGCTCACACCGGTCCAACCGCCATGGAACGCCGGAAAGACGCTCTGCTGGGCGCAGCCCACGCCATCATTGCCGTGCGAGAAATCGCGGATCGCTGGGCAGGCATCGTGCATACGTCCGTCGGACGCATTCAGGTCGAGCCCAACTCGTCCAATGTCGTGGCGGCACGCGTCGAAATCTCGATCGAGGTCCGCTCCTCCGACGACGCCGTCCTTTCCGAAGTCGCAGCCCTTGCGGAAAAGGCAATCGAAGATGCGGCCGAACGGGCACGAGTCAGGGCCGAAATCGAAAGCCGTTCCGACCGGAAAATCCGGGAACTGCCTCACGACGTCTGCAATCTCATTGCCCTTTGTGCCAGCGAAGGCGGCCACGAGAGCTTGCAGATGGACACGATAGCGGGCCATGACGCGATTAGTCTGCTCGGCATCTGCCCGACCGGACTTATTTTCGTTCCAAGCATCGCCGGAATTTCCCATAACGAAGCCGAGGCAACGGATGAGGCCGATCTTGCCGCGGGCCTCGACGTCTGCATACGGGCAGCCGAACGGCTGTGCCGTGCCGGGGCGTCACCGCAAAGAGCGGTACTCATTGATCTGGAGGCAAGCCAATGAACGCACGCACCGACATCACGTCGGCGCTGGGCCAGCGGGTCGAGGGAGCGATCGCCAGCGTTCCCGGTCTTGCCGGCGGAACATGGCGGATAGCAGCACTGCCTGTCGCTTCGCCCATCCATAGGGCAACGGCATCCGATTGCGTCATCGTCGATGTCCCCGGCAACGATCCGGTCTTTATCAAATTTCGCCAACCCGACGTCGCGACAACCGCCCTTCCATCGGCAACGACCGCTGCGCGAAGGGCCGCTGCCACGGGTGTGGCTCCGACGGTGATCGCTGACGGCAGCGATTGGCTGGCTCTCGCATTTCTGGCGCCACCATGGCGCTATGCCCGTGTTGGGGATCTTCAGGATCTTGAACTCACTACAAAGGTTCTCGAGGCGAAGAAGGCGCTGCACGAAACAGGATTGATCGGCGAAGGGTTTTCGCCTTTCGCGATGATCGAGACACTGGCCTCCGAAGCAACCGCCCTCGGCGTTCCTCTGCCCGACGAAACCGACCGTCTCATCGCGCTGGCACGATTGGTTCGGGCGGCAATCTCGGCGTCGGGCATCGATCCCTGTTTCTGCCACAACGATGGCATCGCCTCAAACGTCATGATCGACGGGAATGGCGTTCAGTTGGTCGACTTCGACCTTGCGGCGGACAACGACCCCTGGTTCGACGTCGGCGCCCTGATCAACGAGGTCTGCAACTTTGATGCGGAGCGCCACGCGATGGTCGAGCATTATGCAGGCCACCTCGATGAACGGCTCTACAACCGTTGCCGTCTCTATGGCGCGATCGATGACCTCATGTGGGGCCTTTGGGGCGTGACGACAGCAATCAGGACGTCACGCACCGGCATCGAGTTCTGGAAATACGGCGCTTGGCGTCTGTTTCACGCTCGCACGACTTTCAACGCTCGGGACTTCGAACTCTGGCTCCGGCGACTATAGGATCCGACACGGTCAGGCCCCGGCCCCATCGTTGAAAGACGAACTGTTTCAGGAGAATGCCATGTGGAAATCCATGGGAGAGGCCATGACGGAGAGCGAAAAGTCGATCGAAGCGATCCTTTCCTCCGTCCCTCGCTGGCAGGGCGAAACGCTTCGTTATCAGGCCGTCTCGGGGGGCCTCAGCAATACCAACTGGCGAATCGCGGCCGGTGGTGGCGATTATTTCCTTAAAGTTCCGGGACGCGGCACCGACATGTTTATCTCGCGCGATGCCGCCAATGAGGCGAGCCGGCGCGCACATGCCTCCGGTTTTGGCGTCGAGGTGGTCGACTTCCTCGCCGAACACGGGGTGGAAATCTTCGCCTTTGCCGATGGCTACCGGGCTTCGTCCAATCTTGATTTCCTGCGGCCGGTGGTTCGCAACAACGCTGTCAAGGCCTTGAGAGCCTTCAACGATGCCCCCCGCCTCACGCTGACGAAAACCGTCTTCGACATGATCGACGAGCATTATGAGCAGCTTAGGATGGTCGGCGGACGCAAGCCGCAGGACAGCGCCCATATCCACCGCTGTCTGGAGGAGGCCCGGCAGGCAATCGCCGCCTCCGGCTTCGACCTCGTTCCCTGCATGAATGACACGCTCGCCGGCAATTTCCTCATCAACGACGAAGACGACGTAATTCTAGTCGACTTCGAATATGCCTCGAACAACGAGCGCGTCTATGAACTTGCACTCTGGTTCACGGAAATGGCTTTTCCGCTTTCGATCGAAAGGGAACTTGTCGAAACATATTTCGGGTGCGTCGATCGCAGCATCGAAGCCCGCATCGCCGTCCTAAGGGCTCTGGCCGACTTGAAATGGTTCCTCTGGGCCATGATCCAGGAGGTCATCTCAACGCTCGACTTTGACTACTACAAATACGGCACCTGGAAGCTGATGCGCGCCCGCAAGCAGTTTTATCATCCGGATTGGTCCATTTGGCTCAAGGACATCTGAATCAAGATGCGACGGAAATAATTTGCCTTGCCGCGGCCGTCGGCTCCTGCCAGGAATGAAGGGGCAAACCTGTCCGCAACCACAGACATACCTAACATATTGACCAAAAAGTCGAATTCAGCGTTTTGAGAGATTTGTCTCCGCCCTCTGCTACCACTCATTTTCATGAGTTAAATCAGAGACTTCGCCGAATTTCTTTTGGTCACATGTGTTGGACATGTCTCACACACATGGTCGCGGAGACCCATGGCGAGAGCATCTTACCTCCAGCGGCGCGAGGGCCGCTATTACCTCCAGATTCGTTTTTCCCGAAGCGTCGCCGCCTTGTTCGGCAAGGAGCAGTATCGCTCTTCGTTAAAGACCACCTGCTACAAGGAGGCGAAGCTCCGCCTCACAGAAGTCCTCAGTTGGTTTCACCGGATGAACGACGCCCTCGATTAGCCCGGCAGTTCGATGCTGACGCGCCAGACAGACACCGGCTGGGTAACGGACATCACCTGTATCAGGACCATGGAGGGCTTTGCCTATCTGGCTGTGGTCATCGATCTGTTTTCGCACCGGGTTGTCGGCTGGTCCCTGCCAGGTCGTCAGACCAGCGAGGTCGTCCTTCAGGCTCTTCATATGGTCGTCTGGAAACGGAAGCCGCAGAACACAGTGCTGGTCCATTTCGACAGTCAGAAGATGGTTGCCAGTGACCAGTTCCCGGACGGTCTGCCTCAACACTGTTCGACCGCGACAGGCTGGCGCCCGCAGAGTTCGTGCGACGGCATCAGACCTAGCTCCGGAGGTGTCTACAGAGCGCGGAGCTATTCAGTCCTCGCCTTGGCCGGAGCCGCTCAATGCAAAAAGCTGCGAAGGCCGAACGAACCGCCGCCCAAAGGCTGACACTCCACTAAGATCTGCAATGGACCGCCCTATCGCGCAGACCAAGCGATGCCGGCGAATTCGTCGATTTGCTGCATTAAATCAAGCTCTCCGGGTCGCCGGACAATGAACGTCCAGGTCACTGGCGGTTGAAGTTTCTCTTCGCTTCAAAGGACTTCGAAAGCAAAATCCCCTCTTCGGATGAAGAGGGGACGCTGTGGAAGGAATATTTCAGATCGGAATTGGTGTTCCTTACGCTGGCCGTTCAGCCGCGCTCGGGCGCCACTTGATCAAGTGCCTCTCTACGACATCCAGAATACTGTCGATGACCAGGACGAAGACCGCGAGGATCAGAATGCCGGCGAAGACGCCGACGGCATCGAAATTGCCCTCCGCCTGGGCGATGAGGTAGCCAAGTCCGGCAGACGAGCCGAGATACTCGCCGATGATCGCTCCGACCACTGCAAAGCCGACCGAGGTGCGCAAGGAGGACAGGATCCAGCTGGCTGCGGCCGGGAAATAGACGTGACGCAGCAAGTCCGACCGCTTTGCCCCGAGGATCCGGGCATTGGAAAGCACGACCGGATTGACTTCACGCACACCCTGCATCGCATTGAAGAAGGTGATGAAGAAGACCAGCGTTACGGCAAGTGCCACCTTGGACCAAAGGCCGAGTCCGAGCCAGAGCACGAAGATCGGTGCGAGCACAACGCGTGGGATCGCATTCAGGCCCTTGATGAAGGGGTCCAGGATGCGAGCTGTCGAGCGGCTGAGGCCGAGCCAGACGCCGCCAGCAACGCCAAGTCCCGTTCCAACGATGTAGCCGAGCACGGTTTCCGTCAGGGTGATGGCCACGTGGTGATAGAAACTCGTTTCCATCACCCAAGCCACCACCTGTTTGATGATGTCGATCGGCGCCGGAAAGAAGAAGACGTCGATGAAGCCCATGGCGACTCCGAGTTGCCAGCCGCCGACGATGACGACGAGCAGGGCGATCTGGATGAGGCGTTCAGTCATGGCGTTCATAGCTTTTCTCCACTTCTCCGCGTAGCGACGCCCAGATATTCCGGTAGAGGTCCGTAAAGCGCGGATCCAGTTTGATTTCCGCGACATCGCGAGGCCTTTCGAGATCGACGGGGAAACTGTCGATCACGCGCGAACGGGGGCCGGCGGCCAGCACGACGACCCTGTCGCCGAGCGCAATAGCCTCTTCAAGATCGTGCGTGATCATGACGACGGCCCGGCGCTCTTCCTGCCACAGGCGCAAAAGTTCGTTCTGCATGAGATGGCGGGTATGAATGTCGAGTGCGGAGAAGGGCTCATCCATGAGAATGACCTTTGGTCCGGTGATCAGCGCCTGCGCCATCTGCACGCGTTTGCGCTGTCCACCCGACAGTTGATGCGGGTAGCGGTGCTCGAACCCCTTCAGACCGACCTTTGCCAGCCAGTTCATGGATGCGGCACGCCGCTCGGCTCCGCTGAAACCCTTGAACATGGGTCCCAGTTCGACGTTCTCGATTGCCGTCTTCCAGGGGAACAGCGCATCCTGCTGGAAGAGGTAACCGATATCGTTCTGCACGCCGTTGACGGGCTGGCCGTCGATCGCGACGCTGCCGCTTGACGGCTTGAGGAGCCCGGCTATGGCATTGAGGATCGTGCTCTTGCCACACCCTGTCGGGCCAACGATGGCGAGAAACTCGCCATCTGCAACGGTCAGCCTGACGTCCTCGACGGCCACGTAAGTGCCGAATGACATGGTCACCGAATCGATGGAAACCATTGGCTTTGCAGGGGTTGAATGCTTGAGCGGGGGGGCTGATTTCACAACGGCCAGGGCCATCGTCTCCTCCTTTTAGTTTGCCGCGACGGCCGGGACCTTGTCGACGAACTCATTCGTGTAGGTCTTCGAAAGGTCGATCTTGGCGGCGGCAACCTTCTCGTTGAAGCTTTTCAGCACGGCCAGCGGCGTCTTGATATCTTCGTCGCTGATGCGGCCGTCCTTCGAGAAGATGGCTTTCGCGTTCTCGACAGCCTTGACGTAGGTGTCATGGTCGCCGGAGATGAATTCCTTCGGCAGCATCTCGACGATTTCTTCTGCCGAATGGCTGTTCATCCATTCCAGTGCCTTAACCGTTGCGTTGGTGACCTTCTGCACGGTTTCGGGATTGTCTTCGATGTAGGACTGCGTCGCATAGAGCACCGAAGTCGGGTAGATGCCGCCATAGATCGCCTTGGCGCCATCGTCGCTGCGCGCATCGATCAGGATCTTGCCGACGCCCTTGGCTTCGATGAAGGTTGCCGCCGGGTCGTAGTTGACCAGAAGATCGACCTTGCCCTGCTCGAGCGCTGCGACGGCGGCGGAACCCGAGCCCACGCCGATCAGCGAGACATCGTCAGCCGACAATCCGTGGCGTTGCAGATAATACCGCACGAAGAAGTCAGAAGACGAACCGGGCGAAGTGATGCCGATCTTCGCACCTTTGATGGTCTCCGGCTTCATCGGATCGAAGGTGCTGCTCTTGCCGCCGGCCAGAACGAGGCCGGAGTTGCGCGCAAGCTGCACGAAGGCGATGACGGCCTTGTTTTGGGACTGCATCTGGATCGTGTGATCGTAGAAGCCGACGGCGATGTCGGTCGAGCCGGCCACAAGCGCCTGAAGCGTCTTCGATCCGCCGGAGGCGAAGTTCTCAACGGTCACGTCGAGGCCTTCCTTTTCGTAAAGCCCAAGACCTTTGGCGACCGGGAAAGGAAGGTTGTTGAGGTTGTAGGACCCGACGCTGATGCGCACCGGGTCGGCGGCGGCAGCCGTTCCGACAAATGCGACGGTTGCGGCCAGGGCTAGCATGAACTTACGCATGAAATTTCCTCCTTTTGGTGCCACTCTTCCGGTGGACATTTTCACAACATTATGCCGCACAATCGATTTGCTTGGCAGGTTTGGCGAAGACTTGTCCCTCGAACAGCCGCCGGGCTGTCCGAAGTATTCCGGCGACGATTTTGCCATCCTTTTCGGAAAGCCTGACATCCAGGCGCCCGCTGGGGTGCTCGATCGACAACTGAAGGGGGGGCGTTTTCTTGCCGATCAGGAGGGATGCGACCGTGCCGTCACTGATGCAGGCCGTTGCGATCCCCACGGCTCCTGTGGTGGCGAGAGATGGATGGCATTGATGCGGCATGAAGTAACGGACGTTGAGATCGCCGCCCGAAGATGCACGGGATAATAAAACCGGTTTCGGCGTTACCTGGTTGCGCACGTTGCCGAGGCCCATGCGTTCGCCGGCCTTGATCCGTAGGTCTTCCAGACGCGCGAGAAGCGCCTTGTCGGCGTTGAGTTGAGCCGACGTCTCCAGGCCGCTGACGCCCATGGAGTGCGCTTCGATCAGGATCATCGGCATGGCGCAGTCAATGCAGGTCGTCGGGACGCCGTCGATGATATCCAGTGCATTGCCGGTCGGAAAAAGCTGCCCAGTCCGCGCGCCGGCAGCGTCCATGAAGCTGAGTGCGATGGGGGCCGCGCGGCCCGGCACCCCGTCGATGGTTGCGTCGCCGAGATAGGAAACGCTGCCGCCGGGCGTCGGGACTTCGGCGTCGATCAGCTTGCCGGTGTTGACGTTGTGAATGCGGACCAGCGTCTTGTCGCCCCGTGCGGGAACAAGCCCGGCCTCGATGGCGAAGGGGCCGACGGCCGCAAGCATGTTGCCACAGTTCGGAGAGGTGTCGACGAGCTGTTGATCGACCCGAACCTGAGCGAAGAGATAATCGACGTCGGCATTGGGGACACTCGACGGTCCGACGATAGCGACCTTGCTTGTCACCGGGTTGCCGCCCCCAATGCCATCAATCTGCAGGGGATGACCGGACCCCATGACCGAGAGCAGGATCTGATCCCGTTCGCCGGTATTGGCCGGAAGATCGCTTGCGAGAAAGAACGGACCCTTGGAGGTGCCGCCCCTCATCAGAACGCAGGGAATAGCAAGAAGGTCGTTCATCTCTTGTGCTTCCGTCTGAATTATGTCAGCGCCTTATCAATTGGCCGACTTTGATCCAGTTAGCGGAATATGGTTTGATCTGTGAAATGCGAAAATT is part of the Hartmannibacter diazotrophicus genome and encodes:
- a CDS encoding choline kinase family protein — protein: MWKSMGEAMTESEKSIEAILSSVPRWQGETLRYQAVSGGLSNTNWRIAAGGGDYFLKVPGRGTDMFISRDAANEASRRAHASGFGVEVVDFLAEHGVEIFAFADGYRASSNLDFLRPVVRNNAVKALRAFNDAPRLTLTKTVFDMIDEHYEQLRMVGGRKPQDSAHIHRCLEEARQAIAASGFDLVPCMNDTLAGNFLINDEDDVILVDFEYASNNERVYELALWFTEMAFPLSIERELVETYFGCVDRSIEARIAVLRALADLKWFLWAMIQEVISTLDFDYYKYGTWKLMRARKQFYHPDWSIWLKDI
- a CDS encoding DUF6538 domain-containing protein, whose amino-acid sequence is MARASYLQRREGRYYLQIRFSRSVAALFGKEQYRSSLKTTCYKEAKLRLTEVLSWFHRMNDALD
- a CDS encoding ABC transporter permease: MNAMTERLIQIALLVVIVGGWQLGVAMGFIDVFFFPAPIDIIKQVVAWVMETSFYHHVAITLTETVLGYIVGTGLGVAGGVWLGLSRSTARILDPFIKGLNAIPRVVLAPIFVLWLGLGLWSKVALAVTLVFFITFFNAMQGVREVNPVVLSNARILGAKRSDLLRHVYFPAAASWILSSLRTSVGFAVVGAIIGEYLGSSAGLGYLIAQAEGNFDAVGVFAGILILAVFVLVIDSILDVVERHLIKWRPSAAERPA
- a CDS encoding ABC transporter ATP-binding protein produces the protein MALAVVKSAPPLKHSTPAKPMVSIDSVTMSFGTYVAVEDVRLTVADGEFLAIVGPTGCGKSTILNAIAGLLKPSSGSVAIDGQPVNGVQNDIGYLFQQDALFPWKTAIENVELGPMFKGFSGAERRAASMNWLAKVGLKGFEHRYPHQLSGGQRKRVQMAQALITGPKVILMDEPFSALDIHTRHLMQNELLRLWQEERRAVVMITHDLEEAIALGDRVVVLAAGPRSRVIDSFPVDLERPRDVAEIKLDPRFTDLYRNIWASLRGEVEKSYERHD
- a CDS encoding ABC transporter substrate-binding protein, with the protein product MRKFMLALAATVAFVGTAAAADPVRISVGSYNLNNLPFPVAKGLGLYEKEGLDVTVENFASGGSKTLQALVAGSTDIAVGFYDHTIQMQSQNKAVIAFVQLARNSGLVLAGGKSSTFDPMKPETIKGAKIGITSPGSSSDFFVRYYLQRHGLSADDVSLIGVGSGSAAVAALEQGKVDLLVNYDPAATFIEAKGVGKILIDARSDDGAKAIYGGIYPTSVLYATQSYIEDNPETVQKVTNATVKALEWMNSHSAEEIVEMLPKEFISGDHDTYVKAVENAKAIFSKDGRISDEDIKTPLAVLKSFNEKVAAAKIDLSKTYTNEFVDKVPAVAAN
- a CDS encoding 4-oxalomesaconate tautomerase, giving the protein MNDLLAIPCVLMRGGTSKGPFFLASDLPANTGERDQILLSVMGSGHPLQIDGIGGGNPVTSKVAIVGPSSVPNADVDYLFAQVRVDQQLVDTSPNCGNMLAAVGPFAIEAGLVPARGDKTLVRIHNVNTGKLIDAEVPTPGGSVSYLGDATIDGVPGRAAPIALSFMDAAGARTGQLFPTGNALDIIDGVPTTCIDCAMPMILIEAHSMGVSGLETSAQLNADKALLARLEDLRIKAGERMGLGNVRNQVTPKPVLLSRASSGGDLNVRYFMPHQCHPSLATTGAVGIATACISDGTVASLLIGKKTPPLQLSIEHPSGRLDVRLSEKDGKIVAGILRTARRLFEGQVFAKPAKQIDCAA